DNA from Sulfodiicoccus acidiphilus:
CACGAAGTTCTCCCCTCTGGTCCCCTCACTGACCTTCCCTCGCTCAGGACGTCCACGAAGTACCTGAAGACCCTGTCCAGGTGTTTCACAGCGCCTTCTCCCCTCCTCACAAGGGTCAACATGTCGGTGGGGGCGTAGTAGGAGGAGAACTCGTCCCTTTCCAGGTCCGGGCTGTCGTTCCACATGAAGAACCTGCTCGCAACGTTAACATCGACTACCTTGTTCCCAACAACGAAACCTGTCCTCCTGATCTTCAAGTTGGGCTCTGCGTACGTCACTAACCTAAGTATAGGTGGGGACTCCTTAGTGTATTTTCCATATATGGAGGAAGCCATGTGTTCACACTTTCCTTTGACGTTTTTAAGGTTGTCTCACTTGCGTCTAACTTCTTCCCTTGTCTTCGACAGTATGTCGAGCGAGGTGAGGACGTAGACCTTGGTGCAGTTGTGGAGGTCCGACACACTTATGTACTCCCTATCCTTGTCTGATAGTCCTAGGGAGGGAAGTCTCTTCGCACCGGATGGCCCGTAGTTCACGGCCTTGGCTCCCAACGCGTTGAAGTTGGGCGCGTTCGAGTACCAGAGTTCGTACGTGAGTTCGGGTTCCGTCCCGAAAACCTTCTTGTGGGACTGAACCAGGGACCTCACAATGTACTCGTCCTCAGAAACTTCGGTGGGTACGTTTATGGCGTACGGGGTTGACTCTAACTTAAGTCTCGGGTCCTCTGCGTTGAGTTTGGTCACAAGCTGGTCCACCTCCTCCTTCACGTCGAGGGGAGTCCAGTTGGGAGGGAACCTGATGTCCAAGTAGAGTGAGACCGA
Protein-coding regions in this window:
- a CDS encoding peptidase dimerization domain-containing protein; protein product: MISATSGEIESSQVDEFVGREYRGYGTGARYASSHGLLSDFVVLGEPTGLKIMIGHFGSFWVKLSLTGGTVIHTAWSRDVENKIEQLPKVIETLKKWRKEFEEKTNYKGYKGIVNVAAVKGGRPWKAARTPDSVSLYLDIRFPPNWTPLDVKEEVDQLVTKLNAEDPRLKLESTPYAINVPTEVSEDEYIVRSLVQSHKKVFGTEPELTYELWYSNAPNFNALGAKAVNYGPSGAKRLPSLGLSDKDREYISVSDLHNCTKVYVLTSLDILSKTREEVRRK